TCGCCGGATCGGCGCCCGTCGCCTGCAGCCACGCCATCGGGATTGAGGCGAACGCCTCGTTCACCTCGAACAGGTCGATATCGTCGATCGACAGGCCCGCGCGCGCGAGCGCCCTGGCGGTCGCAGGAATGGGTTCCTCCAGCATGATGACCGGGTCCCCGGCCGTCACGGTCAGCGTGTGAATACGGGCGAGGGGGGTGAGCCCGAACGTCTTGAGTGCGGCTTCGCTGACGATCAGCGTACCCGATGCGCCATCGGTGATCTGGCTGGCATTGGCCGCAGTGATCGTGCCGCCTTCGGTGATCGGCTTGACCGCGCCGATGCTCTCGAGCGTCGCGTCGTAGCGGATGCCCTCGTCATGGCGGAGCGTACCGACCGGGACGATCTCCGCGTCGAACGCGCCCGCCTGCGTTGCCGCGGCGGCGCGCTGGTGGCTCTGGAGCGCATAGGCATCCATCGCGTCGCGCGTCAGGCCGTATTTGTCGGCCACCATCTGCGCGCCGACGAACTGGCTGAACTCGGCGACGTCGTAACGGTTCAGGATCGCCTTGCTCCACGGCCCTTCGCCCAGTCCGGCCTCGGCATGGAGGCGGAAATTGGAGCCCATCGGGACGCGGGTCATGCTTTCCGCGCCGGCGGCGATGACGACATCCTGCGTCCCCGACATCACCGCCTGCGCGGCAAAGTGCAGCGCCTGCTGCGACGATCCGCACTGTCGATCGATCGTGACCGCCGGCACGCTGTCCGGCAGCGTCGAGGCGAGGACCATGTTCCGGCCGAACGCGAACGCCTGTTCGCCCGCCTGGCTGACGCACCCGACGATGACGTCTTCGACCACGGCCGGATCGATCCCGGTTCGCGTGACCAGCGCATCGAGGATCGTCGCACCCAGATCGGCCGGGTGGACCCCGGCCAGCGCCCCCTTGCGACGACCGCCGGGGGTTCGGACGGCTTCGACGATATAGGCTTCGGCCATCAGCGGGCTCCCGGAATACTGGCGTTGGGGAAATCGGGTTTGCGCTTGGCGAGAT
This sequence is a window from Sphingomonas ginsenosidivorax. Protein-coding genes within it:
- a CDS encoding acetyl-CoA C-acetyltransferase — encoded protein: MAEAYIVEAVRTPGGRRKGALAGVHPADLGATILDALVTRTGIDPAVVEDVIVGCVSQAGEQAFAFGRNMVLASTLPDSVPAVTIDRQCGSSQQALHFAAQAVMSGTQDVVIAAGAESMTRVPMGSNFRLHAEAGLGEGPWSKAILNRYDVAEFSQFVGAQMVADKYGLTRDAMDAYALQSHQRAAAATQAGAFDAEIVPVGTLRHDEGIRYDATLESIGAVKPITEGGTITAANASQITDGASGTLIVSEAALKTFGLTPLARIHTLTVTAGDPVIMLEEPIPATARALARAGLSIDDIDLFEVNEAFASIPMAWLQATGADPAKLNVHGGAIALGHPLGASGTKLMTTLVHALKRRGGRYGLQTMCEGGGIANVTIVEML